The genomic DNA gCCTGGATGCGGTGATGGAGGCAAAGCGCCAAAAGGGTCTGGAGACTGAAAGGAAGATCGACGAGCTGAGGAAACAGCACAGGAACGAGTAAAGAgagcaccttttttttcttcaccaaatgctttatatattcttaaAATAACTCCAAGGATGGGAAGACGTTAAATTATGCACTTTATCTGATCCAAAAAGGAGGCCATTAGGAGATCTGtcactctgtttgtgtgtgttacatTTCAGAGGAAGAGCGCAACTTTTAGAACAAATTCAGAAACATCTagaggaaaaggaaaatgagagaaagatgAGAGAGCAAGAGAAACAGCAAATAAAGGAGAACCAGAAGAAGATGGAAAAGGATGACCTCAAGGTGCACACACGGCCCATGTGCAGACTTAAACTCACTAACGTGAACACAGTGCAGTGTACGGGAGTCAGTTTCATCTCTGACCGGCTGCTTTGTTCCAGGCTAAAGAGAAGAATAGGATGGAGCAGCAGCGTATGCAGGAGGAGATCATGCGCATCAATGCTGAGACCCTCCGAGTCAAGGAGCAGAGGATGAAGGAGGAGAAGCTGGCGGACATTAAAGCCATGGAatacattaaaaagaaacaggtCAGCTGGAAAAGCAACTGAACTCTGTAGATCGGCTACAGATGTTTGTTCTCTGctgatattttattgtttttgcagGCGAGGGACGCGGaacgtgaagcagagcaaaAGCGGATAAGGAAAGAGAAGGAGATGGAGATTGCTAAGCTGAGGGCCCAGCAAGAAAAAGATCGAAACTAtaaggcagagcaggtcagaaATTGTTTTTGAAGCGTTAACCTTATTACAGGTGGATTAATATGACTTTTAACTGTTCTCGGCCACTTATGCTGGTGTTTCTGCGGATTTTAAAAAGGATGAACTCTGTGCCCATCGGCATCAAGAAGAGTTACAAAAGAAATGGagggagaaaaacagagagCAGGCCGTGAGGAAAGCACAGCAGGAGGCGATGCTGGGGGCTGCTCGGCTGGAGCAAGTTCACAGCAAACAGCACTACCAGACAGTGCAGGCCACCATAAAGAAGGAAGAGTTTGATCGGATGCTGAAGTAAGAAAGTTGGggggcttttgtttgtttttcccaccTCAGTGTGCATTTTCTGCACGTTTTTGCATGAAATTGCTATTTTTCCTCCACACAGGGCTCAGAAGGAAGCAGAGGCCAAAGAAAaggagcagcaggagaggcaacGTCAGAAAGTGCTGCGCCACGCTGAGGCCGTCAGGCAGCAGGTGAATGAGCGCAAGAAGCTTGCCAAAGCTGAGCATAGAGAGGGGTTCGGGGAGGCTGACAAACTGCTGGAGGAAGCCCAGCAGCGACAGATGCGCCTGAATGagataaaggaaaagaaactaaaGGAGCTCAGGTAAGCATGAGCAGGTTACTGTAGTAATATTCAGGCATGATTGTCATATATCAGGTTTACTGGATATAATGAATGAACCtaatgtgcatgtctgtgtgcaggGTTATAGGGCTTGGTGAAAAATACTGTTGTGAAGTGGAGAGAAAGGCCCAGAGGACTCATTTTGTATAGCTCCATAATTGAAACAGTAGTTTCAATTACTACTCTAAGTTAAAATATGTTGGATTAAAGTCATATTTCACTCTCAGAGGTGTATGATCATTGGTCTATGCCCTCCAACTCTGGCTCACTGATACAGTTTGtaggttttatttttgtgtaataTCTGCATTTGAGTCGTGTCCCGTTCATTCACTGGGAGGTTTTGGGATGGGGGGACGTTCGCAAGATGGGTGTACAGCCTACACATCTGCATCAACTGTGTGACGCTATCGTGTCAATATTAACCAAGATCTGTGATGTATCCAGCAACTTGATGAATCTATATTTATCTATACACACATATCTGCCAGTGAGGATTACCAGGATTATGACACTGTACTAAAATAATTAACATTAGAAAGTCACAACACTGGCCTTAAAACTTAATTACCTTAATTATTAGTTTATTAAAGGGTTCTCCAtgaatgattttttattttatttaaaaaactgtttattttttaatatcatTACAAACAAGCAGACACACATCCAATACAGAGGCAACAGTATCTCcacacatttttcttctttacagTGACTGTCAGTAATAGAAAACTCTCAATaatgttatttaaataaataattttattttaaaaaatacttagTGGAATCAGTCTTGTCTCTTCTTATGATAAAAGTACAATTCATTTCCCACGTGCATTCATTCAAAAACGATACTGTTACAGTGCACGAGCACAAAACACTATAGATAAAATCTGACCGTTAATTTTCTATATTGCACTGGCCCGTGCAGAGGTCAGTCACTGCTAATGAATATTAAAGTGGTAAATATCGctctaaacaattacaaaggCATTTCAAAAGTGTCTCCAGTCTTCATTCTGCCTCAGCGATTCTTCTGagattttttggttttgtttcccTGCTCTGATCTAAAGTCCAGTCTGAGCACAATTGATGCACTGAAATAACTTGCAGTTCTCTAAATAATGACACCGGAGTGGTGGGGAGATACTTTTAAGACGCTTGCGTAAAACTTCTTCCTGCAAAGGGGAAATTATGAGTTTATCAGTTCAAATGTGAAGTAACAGAAGTAGCCTGATAAAAACAGTGACTGCATGGAAACCGCTGCAGTGGTTTAGTTATTGTAGTGTAAGAAAACTaataaagaaaatcaaagaaaaaaaaaaaacagaatgagGAAAGAAGTCGCCTGCAGTACTCACAGTAACAAAATAGTTGGTTTCTGGAGTGAACTTATACAACATGTACTTTGAGATCTGGCTGGCTGGGGCGAGCACGTGGAGGTGGAGGTGACCTACTGAAATGAAGGGCGGCTGGTGGAACCCCAGcctgtggagaaaaacacatcagcactgaaaTTCAGCCGCCCAGAGCAGGGATGAAACGCTTACAAACAACAGAGCAACTAGACCCCTCACTCCATGTTAAACTATAATTATATAGATTACATTAGCACGAAGATTACTTATGCAGTTACTTAAAGCAAAAGATTCATCCACCCTCCCTTTAATATCATTTTTTAAGATACACTGTagcttttttaatttaatgttaaaaGTAAGATTTTTACTGAGTTTTGGCTTCGGGCAGCTACAATGCACCCAGCAGAAACTGCAGGATTTTACTTCACACTCGTATTCAAAACTACGGCCAATTTTGGATCGCTGATTAACCTCATATGAGCGTGAACGTGAATGATCGTCCGTCTCTGTGCTTTAGCCCTGTGAgtgggtggatgtatgcatggatgaatgcaaggatggatggatgaaaaatGGGTGTCCACTGTAAATGATTCCTGAATGCCCACGAGAGAACTTGAGTTTGCAGACTTTGCCTTTTTACTAGTATGAATATTTTTTCCGGTACTTCCAAGAACCGTCTCCACCAACCTTATATCCGCCATGTCAGTAATCCCTTGGGCGTGGAGCACATCTTTCCCCAGTTTAGCCATCCTTTCAACTATTGGAGACATGATTTCTTATGGGTTATGTGATATAGTTTTGATAATCTCAAATAGTTGGAAAAATAAGAGTATCAGAAGTCTATAGTACCAGCAGTAATAGTCTAGTTTAAAGTATTTAAAGGAAAACTTGCAGCAGTAGTGACGACAGGATAGCCACAGTGTTAGGAGATAGTATGGTAAGTTGACAGAGGACTAACTGACCTAGATCAATGTGTCCTTTGTGCAGTGAGAAGCAGCTGGGTATGTGCTCTCTGGGAACAACCAGGTAGTGGTGAGGCGCACCTGGGAAAATGTCGCTGAAACACACCAGGTCTTTAGTCTGTAGTCGGGGCAGAAAAATGAAAGAGTCATTCAAGCTGTGAATGCAGCACTATCAAGACTCAGTACAGTATATTTCCCTGGTGGATCAGAAAGTACCGTGTCGAGGCACTCTTCCTATTGGAGGCGGTAGCGCTACTCCAGCTGTGCACATAAAAGAACCAGGAAACCCCGGACACAAACTCCCACTCTGCACAGTACATGAAAAGGTGGCAGTGGGACTCGGttttaaaatatacagcattattattattgttattattttactcACTTTTTCTGAGTAGATACATTATTACACATACCTGATGAATGTCAgactgactgaaacactgaggcTTAAATGTATTTGCAGTAAGCGAGGCAGCGTGTGGGAATTAGATTTAAATTGTCATGGAACTTTTCCACCTGTCACTCATTCAGGTGTGCGGAGACTTTGAACTATTAATTTAGCTGCACATAGATGAAGAGAAACCCACCACTTAAAACCAGCCTTAAAATCTTTTGATGCTTGGCTACTCTCTTTGCCTCGGCATTGTAAGGGGTCCGCGAGTGTCTTGAAAGGtgcatataaataataaatgtattatcATTACTTAAGATGTAACCAGTCCTCAACCAAATAAGAAGTCATGCATGGACCTGTGCCTGCGCAGGGACCCTTTAACGTTTTGGTGATTTGCAGGTGTTAAAGCATCTGGATTTAAA from Maylandia zebra isolate NMK-2024a linkage group LG15, Mzebra_GT3a, whole genome shotgun sequence includes the following:
- the LOC101481885 gene encoding cilia- and flagella-associated protein 45-like isoform X1, which codes for MQRHPSSSRASSFSSCYRPLSPSSQVDDDDILFGSPDPISSQLCEDDPCEEAPSKIKKDKDTIQIISKDLIRNLRIPLNSPLGKSVFLPSAKYKRIILASQANLKEEREAFHQAYQRKEEEETKSAEERKQQIQAADLSRKNNKALTELEQEARKRSQSLLEQSNALRMEQEEEIKRLNTLILNAQCQATINAQLEEKKQIQAEMEEEERRLDAVMEAKRQKGLETERKIDELRKQHRNEGRAQLLEQIQKHLEEKENERKMREQEKQQIKENQKKMEKDDLKAKEKNRMEQQRMQEEIMRINAETLRVKEQRMKEEKLADIKAMEYIKKKQARDAEREAEQKRIRKEKEMEIAKLRAQQEKDRNYKAEQDELCAHRHQEELQKKWREKNREQAVRKAQQEAMLGAARLEQVHSKQHYQTVQATIKKEEFDRMLKAQKEAEAKEKEQQERQRQKVLRHAEAVRQQVNERKKLAKAEHREGFGEADKLLEEAQQRQMRLNEIKEKKLKELRVIGLGEKYCCEVERKAQRTHFV
- the LOC101481885 gene encoding cilia- and flagella-associated protein 45-like isoform X3; this encodes MQRHPSSSRASSFSSCYRPLSPSSQVDDDDILFGSPDPLCEDDPCEEAPSKIKKDKDTIQIISKDLIRNLRIPLNSPLGKSVFLPSAKYKRIILASQANLKEEREAFHQAYQRKEEEETKSAEERKQQIQAADLSRKNNKALTELEQEARKRSQSLLEQSNALRMEQEEEIKRLNTLILNAQCQATINAQLEEKKQIQAEMEEEERRLDAVMEAKRQKGLETERKIDELRKQHRNEGRAQLLEQIQKHLEEKENERKMREQEKQQIKENQKKMEKDDLKAKEKNRMEQQRMQEEIMRINAETLRVKEQRMKEEKLADIKAMEYIKKKQARDAEREAEQKRIRKEKEMEIAKLRAQQEKDRNYKAEQDELCAHRHQEELQKKWREKNREQAVRKAQQEAMLGAARLEQVHSKQHYQTVQATIKKEEFDRMLKAQKEAEAKEKEQQERQRQKVLRHAEAVRQQVNERKKLAKAEHREGFGEADKLLEEAQQRQMRLNEIKEKKLKELRVIGLGEKYCCEVERKAQRTHFV
- the LOC101481885 gene encoding cilia- and flagella-associated protein 45-like isoform X2, encoding MRHPSSSRASSFSSCYRPLSPSSQVDDDDILFGSPDPISSQLCEDDPCEEAPSKIKKDKDTIQIISKDLIRNLRIPLNSPLGKSVFLPSAKYKRIILASQANLKEEREAFHQAYQRKEEEETKSAEERKQQIQAADLSRKNNKALTELEQEARKRSQSLLEQSNALRMEQEEEIKRLNTLILNAQCQATINAQLEEKKQIQAEMEEEERRLDAVMEAKRQKGLETERKIDELRKQHRNEGRAQLLEQIQKHLEEKENERKMREQEKQQIKENQKKMEKDDLKAKEKNRMEQQRMQEEIMRINAETLRVKEQRMKEEKLADIKAMEYIKKKQARDAEREAEQKRIRKEKEMEIAKLRAQQEKDRNYKAEQDELCAHRHQEELQKKWREKNREQAVRKAQQEAMLGAARLEQVHSKQHYQTVQATIKKEEFDRMLKAQKEAEAKEKEQQERQRQKVLRHAEAVRQQVNERKKLAKAEHREGFGEADKLLEEAQQRQMRLNEIKEKKLKELRVIGLGEKYCCEVERKAQRTHFV
- the LOC101481885 gene encoding cilia- and flagella-associated protein 45-like isoform X4; amino-acid sequence: MRHPSSSRASSFSSCYRPLSPSSQVDDDDILFGSPDPLCEDDPCEEAPSKIKKDKDTIQIISKDLIRNLRIPLNSPLGKSVFLPSAKYKRIILASQANLKEEREAFHQAYQRKEEEETKSAEERKQQIQAADLSRKNNKALTELEQEARKRSQSLLEQSNALRMEQEEEIKRLNTLILNAQCQATINAQLEEKKQIQAEMEEEERRLDAVMEAKRQKGLETERKIDELRKQHRNEGRAQLLEQIQKHLEEKENERKMREQEKQQIKENQKKMEKDDLKAKEKNRMEQQRMQEEIMRINAETLRVKEQRMKEEKLADIKAMEYIKKKQARDAEREAEQKRIRKEKEMEIAKLRAQQEKDRNYKAEQDELCAHRHQEELQKKWREKNREQAVRKAQQEAMLGAARLEQVHSKQHYQTVQATIKKEEFDRMLKAQKEAEAKEKEQQERQRQKVLRHAEAVRQQVNERKKLAKAEHREGFGEADKLLEEAQQRQMRLNEIKEKKLKELRVIGLGEKYCCEVERKAQRTHFV